Proteins encoded together in one Quercus lobata isolate SW786 chromosome 3, ValleyOak3.0 Primary Assembly, whole genome shotgun sequence window:
- the LOC115982087 gene encoding putative pentatricopeptide repeat-containing protein At5g13230, mitochondrial: MIRLFSYRTLPCINFLTHCRKSNAWICFSQRYFSAQVAQLTQQCTTCMELPSSEFNSHAYATMLQDCIQNGDPTSGKALHSEILKRGGCLDLFGYNILLNMYVKSELLCDAIKLFDELPERNTISFVTLIQGYAQSLRFVEGVELFSRLHREGHELNPFVFSAILKLLVSMGWGELGWTLHACVCKLGHHSNAFVGTALIDAYSVCGQVDNASEIFDGIVCKDMVSWTGMVACYSENDCFEEALGAFSQMRIIGFKPNNFTLAGVLKACLGLEAFSAAKGVHGCALKTRYEQDLYVGVALLELYTKSGDIDDAQQAFEEIPKKDVIPWSFMIARYAQSDRCEEAVELFCQMRQAFVVPNQFTFASLLQACATMKGLDLGKQIHSHVLKVGLNSDGFVYNALMDVYAKCLRMEDSMDLFLESPNRNDVTWNTMIVGYVQSGDGEKALKLFLDMLEYQVCATEVTYSSVLRACASLAAMDLGVQIHSLTVKTIYNKNIVVGNALIDMYAKCGSIKDARTIFDTLNERDEVSWNAMISGYSTHGLGREALKFFEMMQDMKCKPNKLTFVGVLSACSNAGLLDQGQAYFNSMVQDYGIEPCIEHYTCLVWLLGRSGHLDKAFKLIKEIPFEPSVMVWRALLGACVIHNDVELGRISAQRVFEMEPQDEATHVLLSNIYATARRWGNVASVRKNMNRKGVKKEPGLSWIENQGIVHYFTVGDTSHPEMKLINGMLESLKMKTRKAGYVPNHNAVLVDVDDDEKEHLLWVHSERLALAYGLIKMPSGSPIRIIKNLRICVDCHAAMKLISKVVQRDIIIRDMNRFHHFKDGVCCCGDYW, translated from the coding sequence ATGATCAGATTGTTTAGTTACAGAACTCTGCCTTGTATAAATTTCTTAACACATTGCAGAAAATCCAACGCTTGGATATGCTTCTCACAACGTTATTTCTCAGCCCAAGTGGCCCAATTGACCCAGCAATGCACGACTTGTATGGAGCTTCCAAGCTCAGAGTTCAACTCTCACGCATATGCCACTATGCTTCAAGATTGTATCCAAAACGGTGACCCAACTTCAGGGAAGGCTCTCCACTCTGAGATTCTGAAAAGAGGTGGCTGTTTAGACTTGTTCGGATACAACATTCTTCTCAACATGTATGTGAAATCCGAGTTGTTGTGTGATGCCATTAAACTGTTCGACGAATTGCCTGAGAGAAACACGATCTCATTTGTTACGTTAATTCAGGGATACGCGCAGTCCTTGCGATTCGTTGAGGGCGTGGAGTTGTTTTCCAGGTTACATAGAGAGGGTCACGAGCTTaacccttttgttttttctgcGATTTTGAAGTTGCTTGTGAGTATGGGATGGGGTGAGCTAGGTTGGACCCTTCATGCTTGTGTTTGTAAGCTTGGTCATCACTCTAATGCATTTGTTGGGACTGCTCTTATTGATGCTTATTCTGTTTGTGGGCAAGTTGATAATGCTAGTGAAATTTTTGATGGGATTGTTTGTAAGGATATGGTTTCTTGGACCGGGATGGTAGCTTGTTATTCTGAGAATGATTGTTTTGAAGAGGCATTAGGAGCCTTTTCTCAAATGAGGATAATTGGGTTCAAGCCAAATAATTTTACTTTAGCTGGTGTGCTCAAGGCCTGTCTTGGACTGGAGGCTTTTAGTGCGGCAAAGGGTGTTCATGGGTGTGCATTGAAAACTCGCTATGAGCAGGATCTTTATGTGGGTGTTGCATTACTTGAACTGTACACGAAGTCTGGAGACATTGATGATGCTCAGCAGGCATTTGAGGAGATCCCTAAGAAAGACGTGATTCCTTGGAGTTTCATGATTGCACGTTATGCTCAAAGTGATCGGTGTGAAGAAGCTGTGGAATTGTTTTGTCAAATGAGGCAAGCTTTTGTTGTACCTAATCAGTTTACATTTGCTAGTCTTCTGCAAGCTTGTGCAACTATGAAAGGTTTAGATTTGGGGAAGCAAATCCATTCTCATGTACTCAAAGTTGGTCTCAACTCAGATGGGTTTGTTTACAATGCCCTCATGGATGTCTATGCTAAGTGTTTGAGGATGGAGGACTCTATGGATCTATTTTTGGAATCGCCAAACAGAAATGATGTTACTTGGAACACTATGATTGTTGGCTACGTGCAGTCAGGTGATGGGGAGAAGGCACTCAAGTTATTTTTAGATATGCTTGAATACCAAGTGTGTGCGACAGAAGTGACATACTCTAGTGTACTTCGAGCTTGTGCTAGTCTGGCAGCCATGGATCTGGGAGTCCAGATCCATTCCTTGACAGTCAAAACCATTTATAACAAGAATATTGTTGTTGGTAATGCTTTAATAGATATGTATGCTAAGTGTGGGAGCATTAAGGATGCCCGTACTATATTTGACACATTGAATGAACGGGATGAAGTTTCATGGAACGCTATGATCTCAGGATATTCTACGCATGGTTTGGGTAGGGAGgctctaaaattttttgaaatgatgcAGGATATGAAGTGTAAACCAAACAAGTTAACTTTTGTTGGCGTTCTGTCAGCTTGTAGCAATGCAGGGCTGCTAGATCAAGGACAAGCTTATTTTAATTCTATGGTGCAGGATTATGGCATCGAACCATGTATAGAGCACTATACTTGTTTGGTCTGGCTTCTAGGGAGATCAGGACATCTTGATAAGGCTTTCAAGTTGATTAAGGAAATCCCATTTGAGCCTAGTGTTATGGTTTGGCGTGCTTTGCTTGGGGCTTGTGTTATCCATAATGATGTTGAGCTTGGTAGAATTTCTGCACAGCGTGTCTTTGAAATGGAACCCCAAGATGAAGCAACCCATGTGTTATTGTCAAATATATATGCCACTGCAAGGAGGTGGGGAAATGTTGCTTCAGTTAGGAAAAACATGAATAGGAAAGGAGTAAAGAAGGAACCAGGTCTCAGTTGGATTGAGAACCAGGGAATAGTTCATTATTTCACTGTTGGAGATACTTCACATCCTGAAATGAAACTAATTAATGGGATGCTGGAAtctttgaaaatgaaaactagGAAGGCAGGATATGTTCCTAACCATAATGCAGTTTTGGTTGATGTGGATGATGATGAAAAGGAGCATCTCTTATGGGTACATAGTGAAAGATTAGCTCTTGCTTATGGGCTAATAAAAATGCCATCTGGGAGCCCTATTCGTATCATTAAAAACCTCCGAATATGTGTGGATTGTCATGCTGCAATGAAGTTAATATCAAAGGTTGTGCAGCGAGATATAATTATCAGAGACATGAATCGGTTCCATCATTTTAAGGATGGGGTTTGCTGTTGTGGTGATTATTGGTGA